A window of the Tessaracoccus sp. MC1865 genome harbors these coding sequences:
- a CDS encoding FABP family protein, whose amino-acid sequence MDLHPALQPLATLVGTWEGAGHGEYPSIRPYGYIEEITFSNIGKPFLEYRQRTWNSDNALMHVETGYLRLPSPDRVEFVLALPTGQVELAEGHLTVADGVVQLYLEGRILNSSTAKTVNASARRYSLIDDELATSFDMAAGEYPLQRHLTSELTRTR is encoded by the coding sequence ATGGATCTCCATCCCGCACTGCAGCCCCTGGCAACGCTCGTCGGCACCTGGGAGGGCGCTGGGCACGGGGAATACCCGAGCATCCGGCCCTACGGCTACATCGAAGAGATCACGTTCAGCAACATCGGCAAACCGTTCCTCGAGTACCGGCAGCGGACCTGGAATTCGGACAACGCGCTGATGCACGTGGAGACGGGCTACCTGCGCCTCCCCTCCCCTGACAGGGTGGAGTTCGTGTTGGCGCTGCCCACCGGCCAGGTGGAGCTCGCCGAAGGACATCTCACGGTGGCGGACGGTGTCGTGCAGCTCTACCTGGAGGGCAGGATCCTCAACTCCTCGACGGCGAAGACCGTCAACGCGTCCGCCCGCCGCTACTCCCTCATCGACGACGAACTGGCCACCAGCTTCGACATGGCCGCCGGGGAATACCCCCTGCAGCGTCACCTGACCTCTGAACTGACAAGAACCAGGTAG